ACCCGCCGCCGGTACGGTTTCGGTGGCCGGGGGCTGGCCGGTGGGGAAGAAGGTTGCCTCGCGGCCGTTGTAGATTTGCCACTGGTCCCACAGCAGGATCAGCGAGAAAACCAAGATCACCCAGAGGATGGAGCGGCGAATGTCGGTCATGAGGGCTTCTTGCGCGAGCGGGGGGTGCTCAGGAGGGAGGAAAAGGGATGCGCCCATTGCTCGGGCACTGGGTCGCAGCCGCCTTCGCACCAAGGGTGGCAGCGCGCAATGCGCCGCAGCGTCAGGTAGCCGCCGCCCAAGGCGCCGTGTTGGCGCAGGGCTTGCAGGCTGTAGCCG
This sequence is a window from Serpentinimonas maccroryi. Protein-coding genes within it:
- the yidD gene encoding membrane protein insertion efficiency factor YidD: MRNWPQQLLIAVVQGYRYLLSPLLGANCRFEPTCSGYSLQALRQHGALGGGYLTLRRIARCHPWCEGGCDPVPEQWAHPFSSLLSTPRSRKKPS